In Elephas maximus indicus isolate mEleMax1 chromosome 15, mEleMax1 primary haplotype, whole genome shotgun sequence, the following are encoded in one genomic region:
- the LOC126058908 gene encoding LOW QUALITY PROTEIN: armadillo repeat-containing protein 10-like (The sequence of the model RefSeq protein was modified relative to this genomic sequence to represent the inferred CDS: deleted 1 base in 1 codon): MGGARDVGWVAAGLVFRAGACYCIYRLTRGRWRVGRGPRLRPSPSAEDLTDGSYDEVLNAEQLQKLLYLLESTEDSVIIERALVTLGNNADFSANQAIIRELGGIPIVGDMINNPNHSIIEKALNALNNLSVNVENQDIIKIYINQVCEDVFSDPLNSAVQMAGLRLLTNMTVTNDHQHMLSSYITDFFHVLLTGNGNTKVQVLKLLLNLSENPAMAEGLFGAQVDSSFLSLYDSRVAKEILLRALTLFQNLNNCVKKDGHLVLRSTSTFHKGSLFFLLYGEECAQKMRALANHPDVDVKEKVVIIT, encoded by the exons ATGGGCGGCGCCCGGGACGTGGGCTGGGTGGCGGCGGGCCTGGTCTTCCGGGCCGGCGCCTGCTACTGCATTTACCGGCTGACGCGGGGCCGGTGGCGAGTCGGCCGCGGGCCCCGGCTGCGCCCCTCGCCGTCCGCAGAAGACTTAACAGATGGTTCATATGATGAAGTCCTGAATGCTGAACAACTTCAGAAACTCCTTTACCTGCTCGAGTCAACTGAGGATTCTGTAATTATTGAAAGAGCTTTGGTCACTCTGGGTAACAACGCAGACTTTTCAGCTAACCAAGCCATTATTCGTGAATTGGGTGGTATTCCAATTGTTGGAGACATGATCAACAACCCCAACCACAGTATTATAGAGAAAGCCTTAAACGCCCTAAATAACCTGAGTGTGAATGTTGAAAATCAAGACATCATAAAGATATACATCAATCAAGTCTGTGAGGATGTGTTCTCGGATCCCCTAAACTCTGCTGTGCAAATGGCCGGACTGAGATTGTTAACAAACATGACCGTCACCAATGACCACCAGCATATGCTTAGCAGTTACATTACAGACTTTTTCCATGTGTTACTTACTGGAAATGGAAACACCAAGGTTCAAGTTttgaaactgcttttgaatttgTCTGAAAACCCAGCCATGGCAGAAGGACTATTCGGTGCCCAAGTGGATTCATCATTCCTTTCCCTTTATGACAGCCGCGTAGCAAAGGAGATTCTTCTTCGAGCA TTAACACTGTTTCAGAATTTAAATAACTGCGTCAAGAAGGATGGTCATTTAGTTCTTAGGTCCACTTCCACCTTTCATAAAggttccttgttttttctgttatatggagaagaatgtgcCCAGAAAATGAGAGCTTTAGCTAATCACCCTGATGTGGATGTGAAGGAAAAAGTTGTAATAATAACGTAA